One Notolabrus celidotus isolate fNotCel1 chromosome 18, fNotCel1.pri, whole genome shotgun sequence DNA window includes the following coding sequences:
- the gdf2 gene encoding growth/differentiation factor 2: protein MQRSRSFLFQVCLSLVVSVGSCTCKPLNNDIQTEYDERFYSQLSEEDLLEEEETDARMENLLGTMKEGFLRQLNLSDVPQEHSKIYPPQFMMELYNKYASDSSTIPQSDVIRSFTVQDIPLSVTNGTKTKHRLHFNISIPSHEKITTAELQLFFFPKPGVRVDSSRFKATVKVYEVDYNNFTSTNQLLVGKEVTGSQSTWETFDVTTAIQNWIRLGHGETVFDVVVDRKDCKVPKSGEEGAGCLNMSMTVGDNTSAALIVFSDDLSSRRREKQMELKEMILHEEETILHSGGDWNRGDQLLNEIPEAQHQRRQKRKAQREYCQRTSLKVNFRDIGWDSWIVAPPEYDAYECRGLCYHPLTDESTPSKHALIQTLINIRDPKKASMACCVPIKLDPITVMYKENGRLTIRYLYEEMKVAECGCR, encoded by the exons ATGCAGCGTTCCAGATCGTTCCTGTTTCAGGTGTGTCTGAGTCTGGTGGTCTCTGTTGGCTCCTGCACATGTAAGCCTCTCAACAATGACATCCAGACTGAGTATGATGAGAGATTCTACTCTCAGCTGTCAGAGGAGGACCttctggaggaggaagagaccgATGCAAGGATGGAGAACCTCTTAGGAACCATGAAGGAGGGCTTTTTGAGACAACTCAACCTGTCGGATGTTCCTCAAGAGCACAGTAAGATCTACCCTCCTCAGTTCATGATGGAGCTCTACAACAAGTATGCCTCGGACAGCTCGACGATCCCTCAGTCTGATGTCATACGAAGCTTCACAGTGCAAG acatccctctctctgtgacaAATGgcacaaagacaaaacacaggctGCACTTCAATATCAGCATTCCTAGCCATGAGAAGATCACTACTGCTGAACTacagctcttcttcttcccaAAGCCTGGAGTAAGGGTTGACTCGAGCAGATTCAAGGCCACTGTCAAAGTCTATGAAGTGGATTACAATAATTTCACATCCACAAACCAACTACTGGTGGGCAAAGAGGTGACAGGCTCACAGAGCACGTGGGAGACCTTTGATGTGACCACAGCTATTCAAAACTGGATCAGGTTAGGCCATGGAGAAACTGTTTTTGATGTGGTGGTTGATCGGAAGGACTGCAAGGTTCCTAAAAGTGGAGAGGAAGGAGCAGGCTGTCTAAATATGAGCATGACTGTTGGAGACAACACTTCAGCGGCTCTAATAGTCTTCTCAGATGACCTCAGTagcaggagaagagagaagcaGATGGAATTAAAAGAGATGATCCTCCATGAAGAAGAAACTATCCTACACTCAGGGGGCGATTGGAACAGAGGAGATCAGCTATTAAATGAGATCCCTGAAGCTCAACATCAAcgaagacagaaaagaaaggcacAGAGGGAATACTGCCAGCGCACCTCACTCAAAGTCAACTTTAGAGACATTGGTTGGGACAGCTGGATTGTTGCACCTCCAGAATATGACGCCTACGAATGTCGAGGCCTGTGTTACCACCCGCTCACAGATGAATCCACCCCATCAAAACACGCCCTCATCCAGACACTGATCAACATCAGGGACCCTAAAAAGGCCAGCATGGCTTGCTGTGTCCCCATCAAACTGGACCCCATCACAGTGATGTATAAGGAGAATGGACGCCTCACGATAAGATATCTTTATGAGGAGATGAAGGTGGCGGAGTGTGGTTGTAGGTAG
- the gdf10b gene encoding growth/differentiation factor 10b — translation MESPQRTSRMASGLLFHTFYVLLILELSWGKVFEDLDEAARQSAEFPLDMEQRVFTHGNANRDMVSISMFKVYEKYTKETQNQRDGNTVRGFKAVPRVMNGKEVFQFNLSSIQDSELILSASFHYLYKRPRQHQRPWRFRRPRHPSSGLQHPYPPSQKLLFHGSTLNSAFATPLGNITLAPFKKGSWQTKDVSSVVKHAREAKELVLTVEFDTGSGAAHVQQKERLSSENLPYLLIYADDQAIDEPNSVAMSLQRYGSFPIGEDGSPSASASASRIRRELHLQIQTNDIPEVQFNSLKNHELWQNTYFPAKAKAAVKPGRKQGQDSSEGLSKPQVLSFDERTMKKARRRQWSEPRVCSRRYLRVDFADIGWSEWVLAPKSFDAFYCAGTCGFPIPKVVRPSNHATIQSIVRAVGIVPGVPEPCCVPEKMSPLSVLFLDPHRNMVLKVYPGMSVDTCSCR, via the exons ATGGAATCACCACAAAGAACTTCAAGAATGGCGAGTGGGCttctttttcacactttttatGTACTACTAATTCTGGAGTTGAGCTGGGGTAAAGTGTTTGAGGATCTTGATGAAGCAGCGCGTCAAAGTGCCGAGTTCCCGCTGGATATGGAGCAGCGCGTTTTTACGCACGGAAACGCAAACCGGGACATGGTCTCCATCAGCATGTTCAAAGTGTACGAGAAGTACACTAAAGAGACGCAGAACCAGAGGGATGGAAACACCGTGAGAGGTTTTAAGGCTGTCCCGA GAGTCATGAACGGCAAAGAGGTGTTCCAGTTCAACCTGTCCTCCATCCAAGACTCAGAGCTTatcctctctgcctcctttcATTACCTCTACAAGCGACCCCGCCAACACCAGCGACCGTGGCGTTTCAGGAGGCCTCGCCACCCATCCAGCGGCCTCCAGCATCCTTACCCTCCCTCTCAGAAACTCCTCTTCCACGGATCGACTTTAAACTCTGCTTTTGCAACACCGCTGGGAAACATAACTCTGGCTCCTTTCAAGAAGGGCTCCTGGCAAACAAAGGATGTATCGTCGGTGGTAAAACACGCCAGGGAAGCCAAAGAGCTTGTTTTAACGGTGGAGTTTGATACGGGGTCTGGTGCAGCTCATGTGCAGCAGAAAGAGCGTCTGTCTTCAGAAAACCTGCCGTATCTTTTGATATACGCTGATGATCAAGCTATAGATGAGCCGAACAGTGTTGCCATGTCGCTCCAGCGGTATGGGTCCTTCCCTATAGGAGAGGACGGATCTCCCTCAGCTTCTGCATCTGCCTCAAGAATCCGGAGGGAGCTTCACCTCCAGATCCAAACCAACGACATCCCAGAGGTCCAGTTCAACTCCCTGAAGAACCATGAACTGTGGCAGAACACATATTTCCCTGCCAAAGCCAAAGCAGCAGTAAAACCAGGGAGGAAGCAGGGTCAGGACAGCAGCGAGGGCCTGAGTAAGCCCCAGGTGCTGAGTTTTGATGAGAGGACAATGAAAAAGGCCCGGAGGAGACAGTGGAGCGAGCCAAGGGTTTGCTCCAGGAGATACCTCAGGGTGGACTTTGCTGACATTGGATGGAGCGAGTGGGTTTTGGCACCAAAATCGTTTGATGCATTCTACTGTGCCGGGACCTGTGGATTCCCCATCCCTAAA GTGGTGCGTCCATCCAATCACGCAACCATCCAGAGCATCGTCAGAGCTGTGGGAATCGTCCCTGGTGTCCCTGAACCGTGCTGCGTACCAGAGAAGATGAGTCCACTCAGCGTTCTCTTCCTGGATCCACATAGGAATATGGTGCTAAAGGTTTATCCCGGCATGTCTGTGGACACTTGTTCCTGTCGATAA